Proteins encoded by one window of Sus scrofa isolate TJ Tabasco breed Duroc chromosome 12, Sscrofa11.1, whole genome shotgun sequence:
- the LOC100514870 gene encoding olfactory receptor 1P1-like, whose protein sequence is MAGGNQSSVFEFLLWGLSEQPAQQHMLFLLFLWMYVVTVAGNLLIILAIVTHTHLHTPMYFFLASLSWADILFTSTTVPKALVNIQTQSRSISYAGCLVQLYFFLTFGDMDIFLLAAMAYDRHVAICHPLHYTMVMSRQRCIVLVTACWTLTSLVAMTHTFLIFRLSFCSKKIIPDFFCDLGPLMKLSCSDTRVNELVLLFLGGAVILIPFMLILASYIHIVSAIFRVPSAQGRYKAFSTCGSHLAVVALFFGTVIRAYLCPSSSSSNAVEEDTAAAVMYSVVAPLLNPFIYSLRNKDMQGALGRLLRGKVSSWGQ, encoded by the coding sequence ATGGCAGGAGGGAACCAGAGCAGCGTGTTTGAGTTCCTCCTCTGGGGACTCTCCGAGCAGCCAGCGCAGCAGCACATGCTCTTTCTGCTGTTCCTGTGGATGTATGTGGTCACTGTGGCTGGGAATCTGCTCATTATCCTGGCCATTGTTACCCACACCCatctccacacacccatgtacttctttctggCCAGCCTGTCCTGGGCAGACATCCTTTTCACCTCCACCACCGTGCCCAAGGCCCTGGTGAACATCCAGACCCAGAGCAGGTCCATCTCCTATGCAGGGTGTCTGGTTCAGCTCTACTTCTTCTTGACGTTTGGGGACATGGACATATTTCTCCTGGctgccatggcctatgaccgccacgtggccatctgccaccctctCCACTACACCATGGTCATGAGCCGCCAACGCTGTATCGTCCTGGTTACCGCCTGCTGGACCCTTACAAGTCTTGTGGCCATGACACACACTTTCCTCATATTCCGACTTTCCTTCTGCTCTAAGAAGATCATTCCAGATTTCTTCTGTGACCTGGGACCCCTGATGAAGTTGTCTTGCTCTGACACGCGGGTCAATGAGCTTGTGCTCCTCTTCTTGGGGGGAGCAGTCATTTTAATCCCCTTTATGCTCATCCTGGCCTCTTACATCCATATCGTTTCAGCCATCTTCAGGGTCCCCTCTGCCCAAGGAAGGTACAAGGCCTTCTCTACCtgtggatcccaccttgctgttgTTGCCTTGTTCTTTGGGACTGTGATCAGGGCTTATCTGTGCCCCTCATCCTCGTCCTCCAACGCAGTAGAAGAGGATACAGCAGCTGCTGTCATGTATTCAGTGGTGGCTCCCCTGCTAAACCCTTTCATTTACAGCCTGCGAAACAAGGACATGCAGGGAGCCCTGGGGAGACTTCTGAGGGGCAAAGTCTCCTCATGGGGACAGTGA
- the LOC100514488 gene encoding olfactory receptor 3A2: MEPEAGNNRTAVTELILLGLVDTEKLQPVVFVLFLFAYLLTVGGNLSILAAILVEPTLHTPMYFFLGNLSALDIGCITVTVPAMLGRLLSHKRTISYEACLSQLFFFHLLAGMDCFLLTAMAYDRFLAICRPLTYSSRMSQMVQRMLVAVSWACAFTNALTHTVAISTLNFCGPSEVNHFYCDLPQLFQLSCSSTQLNELLLFGVGFIMAGAPLVLIITSYIHVAAAVLQIRSAEGRKKAFSTCGSHLTVVCLFYGTGIFSYMRLGSEEASDKDKGVGVFNTVINPLLNPLIYSLRNPDVQRALWRVLVGRRSLA; encoded by the coding sequence ATGGAGCCAGAAGCTGGAAACAACAGGACGGCTGTTACTGAACTAATTCTACTAGGCCTGGTGGATACAGAAAAGCTGCAGCCTGTGGTCTTTGTACTCTTCCTCTTTGCCTACCTGCTCACGGTCGGGGGCAACCTCAGCATCCTGGCGGCCATCCTGGTGGAGCCCAcactccacacccccatgtacttcttcctggggAACCTATCAGCTCTGGATATTGGATGTATCACTGTCACTGTTCCTGCAATGTTGGGTCGTCTCCTGTCCCATAAGCGTACAATTTCCTATGAAGCCTGCCTCTCCCAGCTCTTCTTCTTCCACCTTCTAGCTGGGATGGACTGCTTCCTGTTGAcagccatggcctatgaccgatTCTTGGCCATCTGCCGACCCCTCACCTACAGCAGCCGCATGAGCCAGATGGTCCAGAGGATGTTGGTGGCTGTGTCCTGGGCTTGTGCCTTCACCAATGCACTGACCCACACTGTTGCCATATCCACCCTCAACTTCTGTGGCCCCAGTGAGGTCAATCACTTCTACTGTGACCTCCCACAGCTCTTCCAGCTCTCCTGCTCCAGCACCCAGCTCAATGAGCTGCTGCTCTTTGGTGTGGGTTTTATTATGGCAGGTGCACCTTTGGTTCTCATCATCACCTCCTACATCCatgtggcagctgcagttctacaAATCCGTTCAGCAGAGGGCAGGAAGAAAGCCTTCTCCACATGCGGCTCCCACCTCACTGtggtttgccttttctatggGACTGGTATCTTTAGCTACATGCGTCTAGGTTCAGAGGAAGCTTCAGACAAGGATAAAGGGGTTGGGGTTTTCAACACAGTTATCAACCCCCTGCTGAACCCTCTTATCTACAGCCTTAGAAACCCTGATGTTCAGCGCGCCCTGTGGCGGGTACTTGTGGGGAGGCGGTCACTGGCCTGA